The DNA region CTCACTGCAGAAGGTGTCTGAGGGATCAAGAGTTGGGCGAGATGGATAGAGGGAGAATCTGAAACTCAAACAAAATTCATGATATTTACGACCAAGTTTTTAATTTCGTGGGAAAATTCAGAATTCAGCTATAGTTAGTGATGTTAGCTAAAACAACTGATTTCATACAATAAAATCATTAATACGGTCGAAGATGAGGTCTACATTGCAAGAGTTAGTTGGCAGACAAATCCATGTGATGATCCATTTGCTTATGTTTCCCAACTCTCATATCCATTATTTTGCTAACCATTCTCTATTTCCAAATGGATGCAATATTACTATTCCACCTATATATACGACACTTCTCAACTCAATCCCATCAAACAGATTCTTTGCCTTTCTTCTTGTTAATTACTTTCATAACCACTCTTCTCATTCTAACTTGAAAAGGGTTCAAACAATGGCCATTCACCAGATTCTCAGACGGTCATTGTCAAGTGAAAGAAGGTCGGCTGAAGTTCCAAAGGGGCATGTTGCTGTCTGTGTTGGTGATAATGAAAAGAAGCGCTTTGTGATTCCAGTCGCCTACTTGAACCATCCTTCTTTTCAAGAATTGTTGTTTCAAGCTGAGGAAGAATTCGGGTTCAATCACCCGATGGGTGGCCTCACCATTCCTTGTAGCGAAGATTTATTTGTAGATTTCATCTGTGGTTTGAGTAGAAGATGATTTATAGCAAATTAGCAATAGTGTTTTAGAAATAGAACTTTGTAGATTACAAAATGTAGCCGATGAGAATACATAGAAATGTACATGAAGTATATTATTGAGAAacttttatttacttaattcaTATGGCTCTCTTGAACAAACAAAATCTTCTGATAAACATACAACAGAAGCTAAATAAGTTTGGATACTGTTATATCTTAGAAGTAATCTGCATTTTCCTCAATCACATGTTGGTATATGTTTTAACACAATCGCTTTCTTTAGAACTATTGATTGTTAGGTTACAGAATCATGAGATTTCTAGTAATGGAGTTTATGTAATTAATCAATCTCGGCTGAATTAAGTTAAAGAACTTAAACtttttattaattcttattatcaCTACAGACAATACCAACAAAGATAAGGTCTGATTTGGAGATGCTTTCATGGTAGCAATGGAGTTTATGTAATTAATCAATGGGGCCATAAAAGCACATGCATTTGtcttttccatattttcttctctcttagtATCATTTTCTACAAGAGTTCCAACTTAGGCAGATAAGAACGCGCTCAACTTAATTTTCGAGCTTTAGAGGTGAAAATAGGCATTAAAGTTTGATATGTGACAGTTCTTGTTGCCAATTGTTGCTATAGTAAATTTTAATCTGTTAATAGAACTCTCTGCtaacttcttcttttcttccaaTTTGTGTgtgcttcttttctttttctgaaaaaaattgaagtaaaaaaaatgtatatgGTTGTTATAGTAAAAATTTTGATCACAATTATTCTTGAGCACACAAAATCTTGCTTACCTTAAAAATCTCTATTGACCTATCATATGATACCTTTCACATTGTTAATCAGTTCCTGATTCAAATAATCTGATTTGAATcaattataatatatcaaaatcaagaaaaagtGACTGTTAGTTACACCAGCTCATGATCAAGAGAGATAATAAACCTAAAAAGTTAATAAAGAATTAGTTAGAAAATCTCATTCATTGTCTAAACATGATGTTTCTATGTTTTCATAAGTCTTGCAGAAACCTAACCACTCGGGATGATACTTTCGGACCTGTTAAGGATCACAGTACGAGTTCCATCACATCCTAGCTCACATGGTGGGCCGGCCTCGTAGATTTTGAGAGATCAGCAGATTCACTGAGCCTTGAGAGGTGGAAATAAGGCATCAAATGTTGGCACCAGCTTGCCAAAGTAGGGCCATTGCCGAGGACCGTGCTGCTAGAGTTGGTAGGAAACAATGATTCTTGATCACACAAATGCAGATGATTCAAAGACAAACCATGTGATTTCTCATATGCTTATGTTTCTCTAGTTTTTGTTTTTCAAGAATGTAGCCTTATAGTTTCACCTATATATACATCACATTTCTTGATCATCACTACCAACACATTGAGCAAGAATCACTTAAGGTTTCTCAAAATTTAGAggaaaaaaatcattaattcaTACAACAACAACGATGGTGGCCATTCGCCAAATGCTGAGACGAACTTTGTCCGACGAGAGGAGATCAGCTGAGGTTCCAAAGGGGCACTGTGCTGTCTACGTTGGAGAAAATGAGAAGAGACGGTTCGTCATCCCTGTGCCGTACTTGAACCACCCCTCGTTTCATGAACTGCTGCTACAAGCTGAGGACGAATTCGGGTTCCACCATCCAACTGGTGGCCTCACCATTCCTTGCAGCGAGGATTTGTTCCTCGATCTAACATCCCAATTGAGTAGATCTTGAAGATCAAAGATTTACTTGTACTATTTTTTAGAAGAAATGTAAATACTCTTTCAgtaggaaaagaaaagaaatgttAAGATTACTGATTCATTTTTGGAGATCAAGAATTGGTATGGGATGCTTTGATTCAACTGTTACAACTTAACAAGTCGTATTTTCTTGTTCAAATTTCTACAAACAAACCAAGAATTAGTAGCACAAATGTCATTCTTTGGCATAAGCTACTTTAATTCATCTGTTTTTAGTCATGTCTCCTTTTTGCAACTTTTTACAAGCCAAGTCTCTCAAGCTGAAGTCCCAAAGGGGCCTCTTGCTGTTTATATTGGTGAGAATGAAAAAAGGCGCTTTGTCATTCCGTTGTCGTACTTGAACCACTCTTCGTTTCAAGAACTGCTGTCTCAAGCTGAGGAAGAATTCGGGTTCCATCACCCTATGGGCGGCCTCACCATCCCCTGCCGCGAGGACTTATTCAATGACGTCGTCTCTAGCTTGAGCAGACGATGATTTAATGTGCAGTATATGTTTAGGAGAAGCACAATTTTGTAGTTTAGTAGCATCTCTTAGAAATGATAAACTAAATATACATGAAATTTATTGAGCCAATTTTCAGATTGCAAATAGTCATTTAAATTTGCTGTTATTTCTAAACAATATATATTCTTGAAAAGAGTATTATTGGTAGTAGTAAAATATTAAGAGCCAACAAAAATCTTGATTTCTTGCTAAATATGTTAATAGACAACTCCATGTGATGATCCATTTTGATTGTGTTTCCCaactctcatatccattttttgTGCTAACCAATCTCTATTTCCAAAGGGATGCAATATTTATTTTCCACCTACTTATACAACACTTTTCTCTACTTCAACCCATCAACCAGTAGCAAAAGAAGGTAGATAGAAGTGAGAGCATTTCTAGTAATAGAAGTAAACATATTTACTCATCTTTTAGCAATCAATGTCTAACTCGTTCATAAACCACATGCATTTCCCTTTTACATATTTTCTTCTGACTTATCTACAAAACCTTCGACTTTGACAGATAAGAACGCATTCAACATCTAATTATTGATCCTTTTACGTGAAAATAGGCATCCAAGTTTATTATGTGAGTGCCCTTGTTTGCTTCAAAATCTTAACGTTGATTCAAAGACAATCTCATGTGCTTCTCTTTCTCGACTTGCACTTCGCAGGCCATTGCATATCCACTTGCTGTCTTGTCATGTTAGCCACTCAACTATTATACGAATTCCTTTCTCGATCATCTGTATGTACACAACACATTTCTTTGTTACAGCCATCAAAAGAAGCTTTCCTTCTCATTTAAACAAATATTTCGTTTCAGCTcagaataaatgtgttgattttggttgtttaATTAGACATGGCTTAAGGTAACAAAAGTTTCGGAATGATAATACATTCGTAATTATGTATGCTCATTGGATACATGTTCTAAGAGATTCTACTCTACAAAACTCTACTCCTAAGCTACATATCATCTTCTGCTCAAACCAGAGATGAAATCTACAAATAAGTCCTCGCTGCAAGGgatggtgatggaacccgaatTCTTCCTCAGCTTGAAACAACAATTCTTGAAATGAAGGATGGTTCAAGTAGGCAATTGGAATCACAAAGCGCTTCTTTTCATTATCACCAACATAGACGGCAACATGGCCTTTTGGAACTTCAGCCGACCTTCTTTCATTGGACAACGAACGTCTTAGAATCTGGCGAACGGCCATTGTATGAACCTTTTTTGAAGTTAGAATGAGAAGAGAGTAGGtatgaaataaaacaaagtcAAGAAAGGTAGAGAATCTGTTGATGGGTTGAAGTTGAGAAAAGTATTGTATATATAGGTGGAAAAGAAATATTGCATCCCTTTAGAAATATATGTTGGTTAGCAAAGTAATGGATATGAGAGCAAATGGATCAATCATCACATGGATATGTCTAAACATATTTAGCAAGAAATCAAGATACTGAATGGCATTGTTCCCAACTAACTCTTGCAATGTAGACCTCATTTTCCCCACATAAACCAAATGCACCACAGAAATCAAATAGCTGCACAAAACATATCCCATGACCTGTTGATTTTTACAAATGTGAACCATTTTTTTTATAGCCCTATAATATAGGTTTGGAAAGATATATATATGTGAAGTATAGTGCAAAAATTGGACCATATTAATGATATGTTTACAATCAGCACAACCAAATGAATTATTAGAGTGTGGACAGATCCATGTGGTTGTGTTTGCCAAGTTTCATAGCCACCACTTATTCATTTGTGGTTATTGCTAATCAATTTCTATTCTTTAACATTTGTTTTCCACCTATATATACAACACATTTCTCAACTTCAATTCATCAACAAGCTTtcaaaatattcttagcttTCTTGATTTGGATTTCTTTCATAACAATCTACGTCGAGATAAAGTTCAAACAATGGCCATTCACCAAATTTTGAAACGATCTTTCTCCAATGAAAGAAGGTCAGCCGAAGTTCCAAAAGGGCATATTGCCATCTATGTTGGGGATAATGAAAGGAAGCGTTTCGTGATTCCTGTTGCATACTTGAATCAGCCTTCGTTCCAAGAATTGTTGTTTCAAGCCGAGGAAGAATTCGGGTTCCATCACCCTATGGGCGGCCTCACCATCCCCTGCAGTGAGGACTTATTCAATGACGTCGTCTCTAGCTTGAGCAGatgatgatatttgatgtgcAGTATATGTTTAGGAGAAGCACAATTTTGTAGTTTAGTATCTTTTAGAAATGTAGTCAATGATAAACTCAATATACATGAAATTTATTGAGCCAATTTTCAGATTGcaaatagttatttaaataaataactaaaataataacGAAAAGTGGAGATGCGGGGGATCGAACCCCGTGCCTCTCGCATGCAAAGCGAGCGCTCTACCATTTGAGCTACATCCCCAcgttgttgatatttttatttcaattatattataatCAAAATTGTGGACAGACTACTTAATTCCGTCATGTTGCCTAATCAAATACTAATTGTCTCATTCTTTTAACTCAAAGAAAAACTTTATTTCCAATTTAAGATGTGAGCTTTAACTTGATAGAACTCCATTAAAACGTGAGCTTTATTTTTTGGAATGGAGATAGTATTATCCTTTAACTAACTTTGTATTGtatctaaattttaaaaaaatttattttcaatcGATAAATTCATGAGCATTGAAGTATTTGATAAATAAAACTCAAGACATGTAGTATTTCTACACTCCTAACCAGCCTTGATCGGTGCATGTGAAATCAAACTCAATGAGAATATACAAGAGCATGGTATAATATTATTCTTCAATGTTAAAAAACTAAACATAATTCCAATCTATACTAAGTCTCGATCCTAGTTCGATTTTCTAGATTCGACTTGGAAAAAACTGACAAAGAAAATCCGAGAAGATAATGGCCATATAATAGATAATGAGATAACAAAGTAAATTTGTTTACTTGGAGAAAATTTGAATACTTTTACTGAAAATTTTCCCTGTTTTACTTAGGGATATGAAAGCATCATCAAAAATGTGTTTCTCTTTGATCATGTTGTCTGTAATGATAGATTGATAAATAAAAGTTATGTAACTCTAAGCACTTGTTCAATGCAGGTAGCTACTTGAATTCGATTGAATCAAGATTGATAGTGTGACAAACTCCATCAATAACATGATTCTAAATTTTAGCACTCAATTGTGTTGATTTGACTGAGGCAGAAGAAAATGAGTTTTAAGATATAACAACGTCCAATCTGATTTCATTTCTTATGCAAGTTTCCACAGGATTTTGGTTGTTTAAGACAGACATGGATTAAGGTAACAACAGTTTCTCAATGATATAATCCATTTTATATACATTCTTATACAATTTCATTGGGTATATTTTCTAAGAGATTCTACTCtacaaaattatactcctaaaATTCATTGCTACAAATCATCTTCTGCTCAAACCAGAGATGAAATCTACAAATAAGTCTTTACTGCAAGGGATGGTGAGGCCGCCCATCGGGTGATTGAACCCAAATTCTTCCTCAGCTTGAAACAACAATTCTTGAAATGAAGGATGGTTCAAGTATGCCACTGGAATCACAAAGCGCTTCATTTCATTATCACCAACATAGACGGCAACGTGCCCTTTTGGAACTTCAGCTGACCTTCTTTCATTGGACAAAGACCGTCTTAGAATCTGACGAATGGCCATTGTGTGAACCTTTTCTCGAGTTAGAATGAGAAGAATAGTTATTATGAAGGaaatcaaaaatcaagaaaGATAAGAATGTATTGAAGGCTTGTTGATGCTTGGAATTGAGAAATGTGTTGTATATATAGCTACACAAGAATAGTCGTATACCTTTGGAAATCACAGAAATGTTGACAAGTGTAGGCTCTGAAGTTTGAAGAAACACAAGCACATGAGAATTCACATGGATTTGTCGATCAATGTTTAAGCAATAAAATGAAGATTTTTGATGAATTGAATGCATTGTTTGTTGCCATAGTTATCTCACAccacatatatatatgtggTGTGAGATAACTATGGCAACAAACAATGCAACACTTGTCAACATTTGTAGCTATATATACAACACATTTCTGTGATTTCCAAAGGTATACGACTATTCTTGTGTAGCTATATATACAACACATTTCTCAGTTCCAAGCATCAACAAGCCTTCAATACATTCTTATCtttcttgatttttgatttCCTTCATAATAACTATTCTTCTCATTCTAACTCGAGAAAAGGTTCACACAATGGCCATTCGTCAGATTCTAAGACGGTCTTTGTCCAATGAAAGAAGGTCAGCTGAAGTTCCAAAAGGGCACGTTGCCGTCTATGTTGGTGATAATGAAATGAAGCGCTTTGTGATTCCAGTCGCATACTTGAACCATCCTTCGTTTCAAGAATTGTTGTTTCAAGCTGAGGAAGAATTTGGGTTCAATCACCCGATGGGCGGCCTCACCATCCCTTGCAGTGAAGACTTATTTGTAGATTTCATCTCTGGTTTGAGCAGAAGATGATTTGTAGCAATGAATtttaggagtataattttgtaGAGTAGAATCTCTTAGAAAATATACCCAATGAAATTGTATAAGAATGTATATAAAATGGATTATATCATTGAGAAACTGTTGTTACCTTAAATCCATGTCTGTCTTAAACAACCAAAATCCTGTGGAAACTTGCATAAGAAATGAAATCAGATTGGACGTTGTTATATCTTAAAACTCATTTTCTTCTGCCTCAGTCAAATCAACACAATTGAGTGCTAAAATTTAGAATCATGTTATTGATGGAGTTTGTCACACTATCAATCTTGATTCAATCGAATTCAAGTAGCTATCTGCATTGAACAAGTGCTTAAAGTTACATAACTTTTATTTATCAATCTATCATTACAGACAACATGATCAAAGAGAAACACATTTTTGCTGATGCTTTCATATCCCTAAGTAAAACAGGGAAAATTTTCAGTTAAAAGTATTcaaattttcttcaaattttctCCAAGTAAACAAATTTACTTTGTTATCTCATCATCTATTATATGGCCATTATCTTCTCGGATTTTCTTTGTCAGTTTTTTCCAAGTCGAATCTAGAAAATCGAACTAGGATCGAGACTTCGTATAGATTGGAATTATGTTTA from Salvia splendens isolate huo1 chromosome 9, SspV2, whole genome shotgun sequence includes:
- the LOC121749209 gene encoding auxin-responsive protein SAUR21-like, which codes for MVAIRQMLRRTLSDERRSAEVPKGHCAVYVGENEKRRFVIPVPYLNHPSFHELLLQAEDEFGFHHPTGGLTIPCSEDFHVSFLQLFTSQVSQAEVPKGPLAVYIGENEKRRFVIPLSYLNHSSFQELLSQAEEEFGFHHPMGGLTIPCREDLFNDVVSSLSRR